In Persicimonas caeni, a single window of DNA contains:
- a CDS encoding serine/threonine protein kinase, translated as MTQAIADKSSAKSARYELLDDLGGGQTATHLARDRDTGDEVIVKMLDVRQSDEWKAVELFEREAELLAALDHPAIPKLLDAFVEQDEAGHRARLFLVQEYVEGTDLARAVEEGFRVDEERAKQIARELLEVSSYLHAQDPPVIHRDIKPANIIRGTSDDGSERLHLVDFGAVGRFVSAKGGSTVIGTAGYVPTEQLAGRATPASDLYALGATLVYLLSRRPPSELPVERMRLAFRKVTNVSEEFAEFLDRLLAPAPEDRPKDATQALAELDSLGSKLPVRWSGSIDNQPRRLRPPSGTKITVDRRPDHLEVYLPHAYGHYGLSLMLPFGYLAVAVASSEGLSALAGIALFTLLAVVPYVVSRLIDLRLVLTPERFERTYGCLGMRFKKSLPTEQFEGFELGNVSAVGSQRSMPGLIVKSSAKDDELTIPMGISKAERRWIAKLFEPEAPEEPDE; from the coding sequence ATGACGCAGGCTATCGCCGACAAATCGAGCGCCAAGAGCGCGCGCTACGAGCTCCTCGACGACCTGGGCGGCGGGCAGACCGCCACACACCTGGCGCGCGACCGCGACACGGGTGACGAGGTCATTGTCAAGATGCTCGACGTGCGCCAGTCCGACGAGTGGAAGGCGGTCGAGTTGTTCGAGCGCGAGGCCGAGCTGCTCGCAGCCCTCGACCACCCGGCGATTCCGAAGCTGTTGGACGCGTTCGTCGAGCAGGACGAAGCGGGCCATCGCGCGCGGCTCTTCTTGGTCCAGGAGTACGTCGAGGGCACCGACCTCGCCCGGGCGGTCGAAGAGGGCTTTCGAGTCGACGAGGAGCGCGCGAAGCAAATCGCCCGCGAGTTGCTCGAAGTGTCGAGCTACCTGCACGCCCAGGACCCGCCGGTCATCCACCGCGACATCAAGCCGGCCAACATCATCCGGGGCACCAGCGACGACGGCAGCGAACGGCTGCACCTGGTCGACTTCGGCGCGGTGGGCCGGTTCGTGTCGGCCAAGGGCGGCTCGACGGTCATCGGCACAGCTGGGTACGTCCCCACCGAGCAGCTCGCCGGGCGGGCGACGCCCGCCAGCGACCTGTACGCGCTGGGGGCCACGCTGGTGTACTTGCTGTCGAGACGCCCTCCTTCGGAGCTTCCGGTCGAGCGCATGCGCCTGGCGTTTCGCAAGGTGACCAACGTGAGCGAGGAGTTCGCCGAGTTCCTCGACCGGCTACTGGCGCCCGCGCCCGAAGACCGCCCCAAGGACGCCACCCAGGCGCTCGCCGAGCTCGACAGCCTGGGCTCGAAGCTGCCCGTGCGTTGGTCGGGGAGCATCGACAACCAGCCTCGGCGGCTGCGCCCGCCGTCTGGAACCAAGATCACCGTCGACCGGCGCCCCGACCACCTCGAGGTCTACCTACCACACGCCTACGGCCATTACGGGCTATCCCTGATGCTCCCTTTTGGATATCTGGCCGTGGCCGTCGCGTCGAGCGAGGGGCTTTCCGCCCTCGCAGGGATCGCGCTGTTCACTTTGTTGGCGGTGGTGCCCTATGTGGTCTCGCGCTTGATCGACCTTCGCCTGGTGCTCACACCGGAGCGCTTCGAGCGAACCTACGGCTGTTTGGGAATGCGCTTCAAGAAGTCGCTGCCCACCGAGCAGTTCGAGGGATTCGAGTTGGGAAACGTCAGCGCCGTCGGCAGCCAGCGAAGTATGCCCGGCCTGATCGTCAAGAGCAGCGCCAAAGACGACGAGTTGACGATCCCGATGGGCATCTCGAAGGCCGAGCGACGATGGATCGCCAAGTTGTTCGAGCCGGAAGCCCCTGAAGAGCCCGACGAGTGA
- a CDS encoding Glu/Leu/Phe/Val family dehydrogenase — translation MPHERLEDASARLDAACQHVDLSPDARRILCAPRLALEVSVPVRMDNGDLRVFEGFRVRYDDSRGPAKGGIRYHPDVDMEEVIRLAFWMTFKCALNDLPFGGAKGGVAVDASELSRCELERLSRGYISAIADVIGPRVDIPAPDVYTDATVMGWMADEFSRIKRENTPESFTGKPLALGGSKGRDTATASGARHIINAVIERDGRDPNETSVAIQGFGSAGGGLARMLAADGYKVVAVSDSKGALHHPEGLDVEQIWQKKRVERSVDAVGEAGDGEEMGNDDLLALDVDVLVPAALEDAIDEDNADTVQADMIFEVANGPITSAADDILAGNDIPIYPGILVNAGGVTVSYFEWRQNRTGERWDEDTVAERLERRILRTTHEVFDVMDDRDLPPRVAAYALALERLDEAIMAK, via the coding sequence ATGCCCCACGAGAGACTCGAAGACGCCAGCGCTCGCCTCGACGCCGCCTGTCAGCACGTCGACCTGAGCCCCGACGCCCGTCGCATCCTTTGCGCTCCCAGGCTCGCCCTGGAGGTGTCGGTGCCGGTGCGCATGGACAACGGGGATTTACGTGTCTTCGAGGGGTTTCGGGTGCGCTACGACGACTCGCGCGGCCCGGCCAAAGGGGGGATCCGCTACCACCCGGACGTCGACATGGAGGAGGTGATTCGGCTGGCCTTCTGGATGACCTTCAAGTGCGCGCTCAACGACCTGCCCTTCGGTGGGGCCAAGGGCGGGGTGGCCGTCGACGCCAGCGAGCTGTCGCGCTGCGAGCTCGAGCGATTGAGCCGCGGGTATATCAGCGCCATCGCCGACGTCATCGGCCCCCGCGTCGACATCCCCGCCCCGGACGTCTACACCGACGCCACCGTCATGGGCTGGATGGCCGACGAGTTCAGCCGCATCAAGCGCGAGAATACCCCCGAGTCATTCACCGGAAAGCCCTTGGCCCTCGGCGGCTCGAAGGGCCGCGACACGGCCACGGCCAGCGGCGCGCGCCACATCATCAACGCGGTCATCGAGCGCGACGGGCGCGACCCCAACGAGACGAGCGTCGCCATCCAAGGCTTCGGCTCGGCCGGCGGCGGCCTGGCCCGCATGCTCGCCGCCGACGGCTACAAGGTGGTCGCGGTGAGCGACTCCAAAGGCGCGCTGCACCACCCCGAGGGGCTCGACGTCGAACAGATCTGGCAGAAGAAGCGCGTCGAACGCTCGGTCGACGCGGTGGGCGAGGCAGGAGACGGCGAAGAAATGGGCAACGACGACTTGCTCGCCCTCGACGTCGACGTGCTCGTCCCCGCCGCCCTCGAAGACGCCATCGACGAAGACAACGCCGACACAGTCCAGGCCGACATGATCTTCGAGGTCGCCAACGGCCCGATCACCTCGGCCGCCGACGACATCCTCGCCGGCAACGACATCCCCATCTACCCGGGCATCCTGGTCAACGCCGGCGGCGTCACCGTCAGCTACTTCGAATGGCGCCAAAACCGCACCGGCGAGCGCTGGGACGAAGACACCGTCGCCGAGCGCCTCGAACGGCGCATCTTGCGCACGACCCACGAGGTCTTCGACGTGATGGACGACCGCGATCTTCCGCCACGCGTCGCGGCCTACGCCCTGGCGCTCGAGCGTCTCGATGAGGCGATTATGGCGAAGTAG
- the xrtT gene encoding exosortase T translates to MRNHPAQNHNRPWLVGAIVALGALVLAVEPVLWLVETWTTPAYDSPGGWIFALVAGLFGWSVSSRQTAHALTQQASTQHAWWLLAGTAVLRLVGQVLAINVLGALALAVDVYAVGVLCRLGRRERAVSPFWLAVLFAFSLPVERIFQRVIGYGLQHVSAAGSCSLLSTVFDDVTCAGVNITLAGQPVLVDLPCSGARGLVLLSVLFCGLAALARPNLRQALVGIGLAVVSALVANSVRIASLAVGIAFPEAVGVDVMAQPWHDIAGLAALGFGVMPLVWWANLIRTPRHPSPSGQVPSIVCEAEGASKDEEPLSAPSDGMAIAFLACALAIIFAPQKPVDVAQRLDPIALPSTLGGHPAARQSLSDLEQDYFTRFGGAAAKASYGPHTLLVVRTSAPLRHLHAPDECLSGAGFRVETAGISGHALPGATYRATAPDGSEWRVVVTYVSDSGDVATSVSEAVWRWMRDTDSTWTAIERIHPAHAPLAEAEAFDHAVARAFDLNRPSALRDGADWVGADQSPGARPGAAPARAPLGASPRSATSPKPLNP, encoded by the coding sequence ATGCGTAACCACCCTGCACAGAATCACAACCGGCCATGGCTCGTCGGCGCGATCGTCGCGCTCGGCGCGCTCGTGCTGGCCGTCGAGCCGGTGCTGTGGCTCGTCGAGACGTGGACGACGCCGGCCTACGACAGCCCGGGCGGCTGGATCTTTGCGCTGGTGGCCGGGCTGTTTGGATGGAGCGTGTCGAGCCGACAGACCGCACATGCCTTAACTCAGCAAGCCTCGACGCAGCACGCCTGGTGGCTGCTCGCCGGCACGGCCGTGCTTCGGCTGGTCGGCCAGGTGCTGGCCATCAACGTGCTCGGGGCGTTGGCGCTGGCGGTCGACGTGTACGCCGTGGGCGTGTTGTGTAGGCTGGGCCGACGCGAGCGGGCCGTGTCGCCGTTTTGGCTGGCGGTGCTCTTTGCCTTCTCGCTGCCCGTCGAGCGAATCTTCCAACGCGTTATCGGCTACGGTCTGCAGCACGTGTCCGCCGCCGGCTCGTGCAGCCTGCTCAGCACGGTCTTCGACGACGTGACCTGCGCCGGGGTCAACATCACCCTGGCCGGCCAGCCCGTGCTCGTCGACCTGCCCTGCTCGGGCGCTCGCGGGCTGGTGCTCTTGTCGGTCTTGTTCTGCGGCTTGGCCGCGCTGGCGCGCCCTAATCTTCGCCAAGCACTCGTCGGCATCGGCCTGGCGGTGGTCTCGGCGCTGGTGGCCAACTCGGTGCGCATCGCGTCGCTGGCGGTGGGGATCGCGTTTCCCGAGGCGGTCGGCGTCGACGTGATGGCCCAGCCCTGGCACGACATCGCCGGCCTGGCGGCGTTGGGGTTTGGGGTGATGCCGTTGGTGTGGTGGGCGAACCTCATACGTACGCCTCGCCACCCCTCCCCGAGCGGGCAGGTGCCGAGCATCGTTTGCGAGGCGGAGGGGGCGTCGAAGGACGAGGAGCCTCTTTCTGCCCCCTCCGACGGCATGGCGATCGCCTTCTTGGCCTGCGCCCTCGCCATCATCTTCGCCCCGCAAAAGCCCGTCGACGTGGCCCAGCGCCTCGACCCCATCGCCCTGCCCTCGACACTGGGCGGCCACCCCGCCGCGCGCCAGTCGCTGAGCGACCTCGAACAAGACTACTTCACCCGCTTTGGCGGCGCGGCCGCCAAGGCGAGCTACGGGCCGCATACGCTGCTGGTGGTGCGCACGAGCGCGCCGCTTCGCCACCTGCACGCCCCCGACGAGTGCCTGTCGGGCGCAGGCTTCCGTGTCGAAACCGCCGGTATCAGCGGCCACGCGCTGCCCGGGGCGACCTACCGAGCGACCGCCCCCGACGGCAGCGAGTGGCGAGTCGTCGTCACCTACGTCTCCGACTCCGGCGACGTCGCCACGAGCGTGTCGGAGGCCGTGTGGCGCTGGATGCGAGACACCGACTCGACCTGGACCGCCATCGAGCGCATCCACCCGGCCCACGCGCCCCTGGCCGAAGCCGAAGCGTTCGACCACGCCGTGGCGAGAGCGTTCGATTTGAATCGACCTTCTGCACTGCGAGACGGAGCCGATTGGGTTGGTGCCGATCAATCCCCCGGGGCTCGCCCCGGGGCTGCACCGGCGAGAGCTCCGCTGGGGGCAAGCCCCCGCTCCGCGACATCCCCCAAACCCCTAAATCCCTAA
- a CDS encoding serine/threonine protein kinase, producing MAADTDIAVFHDSTGELIAERYEVLDEIGRGGQALTFLARDRQTDERVVLKELDLRRAGDWKAVELFEREGEVLRSLAHPAIPRYIDAFQVDGTAEDTDIIRFFLAQEFVPGESLRERIEAGRLLDEEEARRLLVEIFDVLDYLHSKSPPVVHRDIKPANIIMRADGGIALVDFGAVQEVVQETAGGDTIVGTSGFLPPEQLMGKASPASDLYALGATVVYAMGGVHPADMPMRGMRLDYRGAVHCSAKLDKLLEKMLEPAVEDRLSDVRQARGQLSDETSLPAKSRTKLATEPVTIERDADTLTVTVAPRVPQHTPFSITALAVALVLPFLVVSSKVLYFAAAVPILAAMTFWVGDFGVLTHVIELTPRTFSMQRRWGLLRWTVRGQLDDLHGADVYTPESSPKFSLLDGTKERVIAARLDEASCRKMGKHIEMYLDEYNR from the coding sequence TTGGCCGCCGACACCGACATTGCCGTCTTTCATGATTCGACCGGCGAGTTGATCGCCGAGCGCTACGAGGTGCTCGACGAGATCGGCCGTGGCGGCCAGGCGCTGACCTTTCTGGCGCGCGACCGGCAGACCGACGAGCGCGTGGTGCTCAAGGAGCTCGACCTGCGACGGGCGGGCGACTGGAAGGCGGTGGAGTTGTTCGAGCGCGAGGGTGAGGTGCTGCGCTCGCTCGCCCACCCCGCGATTCCGCGCTACATCGATGCGTTCCAGGTCGACGGCACCGCCGAAGACACCGATATCATTCGCTTCTTTCTGGCCCAAGAGTTCGTCCCCGGCGAGTCGTTGCGCGAGCGGATCGAAGCCGGGCGACTGCTCGACGAGGAGGAGGCGCGCCGGTTGCTCGTCGAGATATTCGACGTGCTCGATTACCTGCACTCGAAGAGCCCGCCTGTGGTCCACCGGGACATCAAGCCGGCCAATATCATCATGCGTGCGGACGGAGGTATCGCGCTCGTCGACTTCGGCGCGGTCCAAGAGGTCGTCCAGGAGACCGCCGGCGGCGACACGATTGTGGGTACCAGCGGCTTTTTGCCCCCCGAGCAGCTCATGGGCAAGGCGAGCCCGGCGAGTGACCTGTACGCGTTGGGGGCGACGGTGGTGTACGCGATGGGCGGGGTGCACCCCGCCGACATGCCGATGCGCGGGATGCGCCTCGACTATCGCGGGGCGGTGCATTGCTCGGCGAAGCTCGACAAGTTGCTCGAGAAGATGCTCGAGCCGGCCGTCGAAGACCGGCTCAGCGACGTCAGACAGGCCCGCGGGCAGTTGAGCGACGAGACGAGCCTGCCCGCCAAGAGTCGCACGAAGCTCGCCACCGAGCCGGTGACCATCGAGCGCGACGCCGACACGCTCACCGTCACGGTCGCCCCGCGCGTTCCCCAGCACACCCCGTTTTCGATCACCGCGCTGGCCGTGGCGTTGGTGCTCCCCTTTTTGGTCGTCTCCTCGAAGGTGCTCTACTTTGCGGCGGCCGTCCCCATCCTCGCCGCGATGACCTTTTGGGTGGGCGACTTCGGCGTGCTGACCCACGTCATCGAGCTCACCCCACGAACGTTCAGCATGCAGCGCCGCTGGGGGCTGCTGCGCTGGACGGTGCGCGGCCAACTCGACGACCTGCACGGCGCCGACGTCTACACGCCCGAGTCGAGCCCCAAATTCTCGCTGCTCGACGGCACCAAAGAGCGCGTCATCGCCGCGCGCCTCGACGAGGCGAGCTGTCGCAAGATGGGCAAGCATATCGAGATGTACTTGGACGAGTATAACCGCTGA
- a CDS encoding cupin domain-containing protein, with amino-acid sequence MEHFDTDDVRTYMLDDDGRIPNNPTFPLLVYPGAIPTGDDPVGFCKSRLGDNGWAGTWVNGVFDYHHYHSNTHEFLGVVAGRAKLALGGPEGVELEVEAGDAVVLPAGTGHKRLESSSDFRVVGAYPGGQSYDMNTGAPDERPEVVDNIRRVGPPDKDPLFGDAGPLVDIWGSV; translated from the coding sequence ATGGAGCATTTCGACACCGACGACGTTCGCACGTATATGCTCGACGATGACGGGCGCATCCCCAACAACCCGACGTTCCCGCTGTTGGTGTATCCGGGGGCGATCCCGACCGGCGACGACCCGGTGGGATTTTGCAAGAGCCGGTTGGGTGACAACGGCTGGGCGGGGACGTGGGTCAACGGGGTCTTCGACTATCACCACTATCACAGCAACACCCACGAGTTCTTGGGAGTCGTGGCAGGTCGCGCGAAGCTCGCGCTGGGTGGGCCCGAGGGGGTCGAGCTCGAGGTCGAGGCGGGCGACGCCGTCGTGTTGCCGGCGGGCACCGGCCACAAGCGCCTCGAGTCGAGCAGCGACTTTCGGGTGGTGGGCGCCTACCCCGGCGGCCAGAGCTACGACATGAACACCGGCGCTCCCGACGAGCGCCCCGAGGTGGTCGACAATATCCGGCGGGTGGGCCCCCCCGACAAAGATCCGCTCTTTGGCGACGCGGGACCGTTGGTCGACATCTGGGGGAGTGTTTAG
- a CDS encoding vacuolar protein sorting-associated family 26 protein: MSKCTILVELDDPTRQYVPGDLVSGEVHVTVDSDCKCDALMVELAWETHGRGNHAEGVSTLDIPFQGTWSAGDEHTYPFRFTVPNGPYTYHGHYLNVDWYVRARADIPWAIDPKGKADFLVGPGPKTDPASYINTDEWHDGLDTKQAPSAANAGCLFFFGMVFGGFGVFMMMMILATGGDAGASVMAALGGLVFLAIGGSMMFAAVRNPLAQKKLGTVEVTLPDEVLHPGNSLPVTVTLDADARDDITIATATLMCRERVVSGSGTNKSTHTEDILVEPLELEETAGAPGGRMVLEALHRLPQDAAPSFYADDNELLWLVEVHVDVPNWPDYKEERFFEVRPGVGRGAGEEKKPALEAGAVW, from the coding sequence ATGTCGAAGTGCACCATCTTGGTCGAGCTGGATGACCCAACGCGCCAGTACGTCCCGGGCGATTTGGTCAGCGGCGAAGTCCACGTGACCGTCGACAGCGACTGCAAATGCGACGCGCTGATGGTCGAGCTCGCCTGGGAGACCCACGGCCGCGGCAACCACGCCGAAGGGGTCAGCACGCTGGACATCCCGTTTCAGGGCACCTGGAGCGCCGGCGACGAGCACACCTACCCGTTCCGATTCACCGTGCCCAACGGGCCATACACCTACCACGGCCACTACCTGAACGTGGACTGGTACGTGCGCGCCCGAGCCGATATCCCGTGGGCGATCGACCCGAAGGGAAAGGCCGACTTTTTGGTCGGCCCAGGACCGAAGACCGACCCGGCGAGCTATATCAACACCGACGAGTGGCACGATGGGCTCGACACGAAGCAGGCGCCGAGCGCAGCCAACGCCGGCTGCCTGTTCTTCTTCGGCATGGTCTTTGGCGGCTTCGGCGTCTTCATGATGATGATGATCCTCGCTACGGGAGGCGACGCAGGCGCCAGCGTCATGGCCGCGCTAGGGGGCTTGGTCTTTCTCGCCATCGGCGGCTCGATGATGTTCGCCGCGGTGCGCAACCCGTTGGCCCAAAAGAAGCTGGGCACCGTCGAGGTCACGCTGCCCGACGAAGTGCTGCACCCGGGCAACAGCCTGCCGGTGACCGTCACACTGGACGCGGATGCACGCGACGACATCACCATCGCCACCGCCACGCTCATGTGCCGCGAGCGCGTGGTGTCGGGCAGCGGAACCAACAAGAGCACCCACACCGAAGATATCTTGGTCGAGCCGCTCGAGCTCGAGGAGACCGCGGGCGCCCCGGGCGGACGCATGGTCCTGGAGGCGCTCCACCGCCTCCCCCAAGACGCCGCCCCGAGCTTCTACGCCGACGACAACGAGCTCTTGTGGCTCGTCGAGGTCCACGTCGATGTACCCAACTGGCCCGACTACAAGGAGGAGCGCTTCTTCGAGGTGCGGCCGGGGGTGGGGCGTGGGGCTGGCGAGGAGAAGAAGCCTGCGCTGGAGGCGGGCGCGGTTTGGTAG
- a CDS encoding VIT domain-containing protein, producing the protein MSIKPQKAIAYALAGIFGIICSIVTIGILFSNFSQDVTDISNRAADNARRYVHDQSRRELDRQRTDSSPQVRRVEPTTERRPGALDRFPDHGGQMVATTPDGRKLALPTVKSDYKVDIRGDLATVTVEQRFENPGEVPLNATYQFPMAEEAAVYEMIMRVGDERIRADIQKKEEAKKTFEKAKSEGKSAALLEQHRPNLFTQQVANLMPGMPVDVTLRYVQTVDKIDGRYQVVVPLVVGPRFNPGDMSKNFLVESEGAGSSNDAQANDLPTAPPVSELDAPETIDPERVSLEVRIDGGVPIQSVESPTHVLEVSELNPRDWQVGLAEGRTIANKHFVLDYGLEGQETDAGVLSYWNEEFNEGYFSVLVEPPAEPADEDIVKREMVFVLDCSGSMHGQPMDASKAYMRFALKNLRPTDHFRIIRFSDSATEYSREPKLATDANIEEAIAYVNDLSGYGGTMMTSGIRQALEVPVPDDTVRLVTFLTDGYIGNEYEIIRLVGDKLGSARLFAMGVGSGVNRFLLDEMGKMGRGFTKYLDPTKDVEAQARELATRLQTPVLTDIRIDWGELGPREQTPEKIPDLFAGQSVRVMGRYATPGTYDIEVQGKSGTREVTIPLQVELAEEPSDGKSVELVWAQRTIDEYMHTLTTPNRLRRTELTDEQIKEIVTNMGLDYSLVTQWTSFVAVSEKVVNPNPAGAADGQVPEAQADGVTRKGYGQRASSTPQFGAATAHGTPEPTTIGGLLLAMLAGAFGLRRKD; encoded by the coding sequence ATGAGCATCAAACCTCAGAAAGCAATCGCCTACGCCCTCGCTGGCATCTTCGGCATCATCTGCTCCATTGTGACGATCGGCATCCTGTTCTCGAATTTCTCGCAGGACGTGACCGACATCTCCAACCGGGCGGCCGACAACGCCAGGCGCTACGTGCACGACCAGAGCCGGCGCGAGCTCGACCGGCAGCGCACCGACAGCTCGCCGCAAGTCCGCCGCGTCGAGCCGACGACTGAGAGGCGGCCGGGGGCGCTCGACCGGTTCCCCGACCACGGCGGCCAGATGGTGGCGACCACGCCCGACGGCCGAAAGCTGGCGCTGCCGACGGTCAAATCGGACTATAAGGTTGATATCCGCGGGGACCTGGCGACGGTGACCGTCGAGCAGCGCTTCGAGAACCCCGGCGAGGTGCCGCTCAACGCGACGTACCAGTTTCCGATGGCCGAGGAGGCGGCGGTCTACGAGATGATCATGCGAGTGGGCGACGAGCGCATCCGCGCCGATATCCAGAAGAAAGAGGAGGCCAAGAAGACCTTCGAGAAGGCCAAATCGGAGGGCAAGTCGGCGGCGCTCTTGGAGCAGCACCGGCCCAACCTGTTCACCCAACAGGTTGCCAACCTGATGCCGGGGATGCCGGTCGACGTCACGCTGCGCTATGTGCAGACGGTCGACAAGATCGACGGGCGCTATCAGGTGGTGGTGCCGCTGGTGGTCGGCCCGCGCTTCAACCCGGGCGACATGTCGAAGAACTTTCTGGTGGAGTCGGAGGGCGCGGGGAGCTCGAACGACGCGCAGGCCAACGACCTGCCCACCGCCCCGCCGGTCAGCGAGCTCGACGCGCCCGAGACGATCGACCCCGAGCGCGTCTCGCTGGAGGTCCGCATCGACGGCGGCGTGCCCATCCAGTCGGTCGAGAGCCCCACGCACGTCCTGGAGGTGAGCGAGCTCAACCCGCGCGACTGGCAGGTGGGCCTGGCCGAAGGGCGCACCATCGCCAACAAGCATTTCGTGCTCGACTACGGCCTCGAGGGCCAGGAGACCGACGCCGGGGTGCTGTCGTACTGGAACGAGGAGTTCAACGAGGGGTACTTCAGCGTGCTGGTCGAGCCGCCGGCCGAGCCCGCCGACGAGGATATCGTCAAGCGCGAGATGGTCTTCGTGCTCGACTGCTCCGGCTCGATGCACGGCCAGCCGATGGACGCCTCCAAAGCGTATATGCGCTTTGCGCTCAAAAACCTGCGGCCCACCGACCACTTTCGCATCATTCGCTTCAGCGACTCGGCCACCGAGTACTCCCGCGAGCCCAAGCTGGCGACCGACGCCAATATCGAGGAGGCGATCGCGTACGTGAACGACCTGAGCGGCTACGGCGGCACGATGATGACCTCGGGCATCCGACAAGCCCTCGAGGTGCCCGTGCCCGACGACACGGTGCGCTTAGTGACCTTTTTGACCGACGGCTATATCGGCAACGAATACGAGATCATCCGCCTGGTGGGCGACAAGCTTGGCAGCGCGAGGCTCTTTGCCATGGGCGTGGGCAGCGGCGTGAACCGCTTTTTGCTCGACGAGATGGGCAAGATGGGGCGCGGCTTTACCAAGTACCTCGACCCGACGAAGGACGTCGAAGCTCAGGCCCGCGAGCTGGCCACGCGCCTGCAGACGCCGGTGCTCACCGACATCCGCATCGACTGGGGTGAGCTGGGGCCGCGCGAGCAGACGCCCGAGAAGATCCCGGATCTGTTCGCCGGCCAATCGGTCAGGGTGATGGGCCGCTACGCGACGCCGGGGACCTACGACATCGAGGTTCAGGGCAAGTCGGGCACCCGCGAGGTGACCATCCCGCTGCAGGTCGAGCTCGCCGAGGAGCCCTCCGATGGCAAGTCGGTCGAGCTCGTGTGGGCGCAGCGCACCATCGACGAGTACATGCACACGCTCACCACGCCCAACCGACTGCGGCGCACCGAGCTGACCGACGAGCAGATCAAAGAGATCGTGACCAATATGGGCCTCGACTACTCGCTCGTGACCCAATGGACGTCGTTCGTGGCGGTCAGCGAGAAGGTGGTCAACCCGAACCCGGCGGGCGCCGCCGACGGGCAGGTGCCCGAGGCGCAGGCCGACGGCGTGACCCGCAAAGGCTACGGCCAGCGCGCCTCGTCGACGCCGCAATTCGGCGCGGCGACCGCCCACGGCACGCCCGAGCCGACCACCATCGGCGGGCTACTGCTGGCGATGCTGGCCGGTGCTTTCGGGCTGCGAAGGAAGGACTAG
- a CDS encoding diguanylate cyclase yields MSDTKNKPDKEGGEWSRQTSLSGLVDAPESSPGVEPEYLAKLSHRMRNAMNVIVGYSELVAEVLVSEESGLERELGKIVDSAHDMVELVGDIEKAIETARARQERADVTRRLAERLNQALTPDQFVHSVVDSLGDLFACDWVELWLEDQGTLTCVGASPRLPEPCAPVPSAAQNRLFAPLFSGERTHEVSGAAAVDALRELYGEAEVGEWVAARIDHDDELLGALVLRAEDAVRLGEQKLRSLEPVCAQLGIALGRSRRFDQLVNRAHRDPLTGYLNRRRFFELASAGLTGAQAADETIALLMLDIDHFKDFNDTFGHQLGDEVLKLVSRSCAGQLRDTDLFGRFGGEEFIVLARHVDSAQTAHLIAERLRNAVASLGIAQQDQLLSVTVSIGYALSEPGAELDELIGRADSALYAAKHQGRNRVVQYADVNDTLEM; encoded by the coding sequence ATGAGCGATACAAAGAACAAGCCCGACAAAGAGGGGGGCGAGTGGAGCCGCCAGACCAGCTTGAGCGGGCTGGTCGACGCGCCCGAATCCAGCCCTGGGGTCGAGCCCGAATACCTCGCCAAGCTCAGCCACCGCATGCGCAACGCGATGAACGTCATCGTGGGCTACAGCGAGTTGGTCGCCGAAGTGCTCGTGTCCGAGGAGAGCGGGCTCGAGCGCGAGCTGGGAAAGATCGTCGACTCCGCGCACGACATGGTCGAGTTGGTCGGCGATATCGAAAAGGCGATCGAGACGGCGCGCGCTCGCCAGGAGCGCGCCGATGTGACGCGGCGACTGGCCGAGCGGCTCAATCAGGCGCTGACGCCCGATCAGTTCGTCCACTCGGTGGTCGACAGCCTGGGCGACTTGTTCGCGTGCGACTGGGTCGAGCTGTGGCTCGAAGACCAAGGGACGCTGACCTGCGTGGGGGCATCCCCGCGCCTGCCGGAGCCCTGCGCGCCGGTGCCGTCGGCTGCGCAAAACCGCCTCTTCGCCCCGCTCTTCAGCGGGGAGCGCACGCACGAGGTCTCGGGAGCCGCGGCCGTCGACGCGCTGCGCGAGCTCTACGGCGAGGCCGAGGTCGGCGAGTGGGTCGCCGCGCGGATTGATCACGACGACGAGCTGTTGGGGGCGCTTGTGCTACGCGCCGAAGACGCCGTGCGTCTGGGCGAGCAAAAGCTGCGCTCGCTCGAGCCGGTCTGCGCTCAGCTCGGGATCGCGCTGGGCCGAAGCCGGCGCTTCGATCAACTCGTCAACCGGGCGCATCGCGACCCGCTGACCGGTTACCTGAACCGCCGGCGCTTCTTCGAGCTGGCCAGCGCCGGGCTCACCGGGGCGCAGGCGGCCGACGAGACTATCGCGCTGCTGATGCTCGACATCGATCACTTCAAGGATTTCAACGACACCTTCGGCCACCAACTGGGCGACGAGGTCCTCAAGCTGGTCTCGCGCTCGTGCGCCGGGCAGTTGCGCGACACCGACCTGTTCGGCCGCTTCGGCGGCGAAGAGTTCATCGTGCTCGCCCGCCACGTCGACTCGGCCCAAACCGCCCACCTCATCGCCGAGCGCCTGCGAAACGCGGTCGCCTCGCTGGGCATCGCGCAGCAAGACCAACTCCTGTCGGTCACCGTCAGCATCGGCTACGCCCTGTCCGAGCCCGGCGCCGAGCTCGACGAACTCATCGGCCGCGCCGACTCGGCGCTGTACGCCGCCAAACATCAGGGCCGCAACCGCGTGGTGCAATACGCCGACGTCAACGACACCCTCGAGATGTAG